The Cylindrospermum stagnale PCC 7417 genome segment ATTAGTGTAGTTTTACAAGAAAGTATCTTGTTTGCGGCGACTATTCGGGAAAATATCGCTTACGGTGTTGCCGGAGTATCAGACGCTGAAATTGAAGATGCGGCTCGTCTGGCTAATGCTCATGATTTTATCCAAGCTTTACCGCAAGGATATGACACTTTTGTCGGGGAAAGAGGAGCAACACTTTCTGGAGGACAACGCCAACGAATTGCGATCGCTCGTGCTGCTATTCGTCAAGCTCCTATTCTCATTTTAGATGAACCTACTACTGGTTTAGATAAGGGCAATGAAAAAGCTGTAATTAATGCTCTACAAAGGCTTTCTCAAAACCGCACGACGTTTTTAATTACTCATGACCTTGATGTTGCTACTCGCGCAGATATTATTGTTTACATGGAAAATGGGCGGGTATTAGAACAAGGTACGCATCTGGAATTGATCCAACAAAATGGTCTTTATGCAGCGTTGTATCATCTACAAGTTGCAATGCAAACTAAAGAAGATTTTTCTGACGCAGAGGAGTAGAAAATGAATGTTTTTGTGAGTGATAGGTTTAACAGTGTTACTGATATTAAAATGCCGTTTTTGTCAGCAGCTATTGATCCGCTGCAAGTGCAAGACTCTTTGAGTCATTATTTGTCAACTGCTCAAAATACTCATCTTGAAAAAATTGAAGTTATTCGTCACAAACCGGGGCGGCGTTGTTTAATTGAATATGAATTGATTAATGATTATGGACAAAAAATCACGCTGATTGGGAAGGTTCGGGCTAAGGGGATAGATTTTAATAGTTATGAGTTACAGAAGTCTTTATGGGAAGCAGGATTTGCTGGGGATAGTATTGATGGAATTTCTGTACCTGAACCTGTTGGCATAATTCCTGAATGGCAAATGTGGTTACAGCGTAAAGTTGAAGGTGTGACAGCTACTCAATTATTAATAGAAAAAAATGGTTTTATCTGGGCTGAACGAATTGCTGAAGCTGCTCATAAACTTCACAAAACTAATATTCCTCCCCGTTGTTCTCATACTATGACTGATGAATTAAAAATCTTGCACGAACGTATTCCTTTAGTTATGAAACAATATCCACAATGGCAAGGACGTTTAGAAAGAATTTTAGCAGAATGTAATTATTTGGCAAATAACACACCAGCACCAAAATGCTGTGGTATTCATAGAGATTTTTATCCTGATCAATTGATTATTAATCATCAACGTTTGTATCTCATTGACTTAGATCTATATTGTGAAGGTAATCCAGCTCTCGACATCGGTAATTTCATTGGTCATGTTCAAGAATACAGTCTGCGTGTATTTGGTAATCTAGAAATGCTGCGCGATTTTGAAAAATCTTTGACTGAACGATTTCTTCAGCTTACAGATGATCAATTCCGAGTTGCAATTGAATCTTATACCACTTTAACTTTAGTAAGGCACATTCATATTAGCACTCAATTTTCAGAACGTTCTCATTTTACAGAAGCATTATTAAATCTCTGTGAACAACGTCTCAATATAATTCATAATTATAGAAAATTTAAATGAGTTACTTGTGTTAGCGAAGAAAGCACGACAGCGCATAAATTTATTTTGTTATTCACACAGATAAAATCAAGAAAATAGAGATTGTTTTAATGAGTTACGACTGTTGTAATTTTCGTTATTTATTTTAGTTGCTTATACCAATTAAAAAAAAGATTGTGACAGATGGATAAATATAAAGCTGATGCAGTAATTCTTTCACAATCCAAAATTTAAAATAGTATTACAGGAGATTGCTTTGAATAATTTGAGTTGCTTACTAAAAATTATTTTGATTGGTTTAATTATTTCCTGCTCGTTGAAAAACATAACTCAAGTTAATGCTGCACCTATTCAATCAGTGTCAGACATTGATAATTTCAATCAATCTAACTCAGATAATTATGCCTTAAATCAAATCAACTCTGTTTCTCGATTGTCAGATATTAGTGTGGATAGTTGGAAATTTCAAACACTACAAGCATTGGTTGAAAAGTATAATTGTATGAATCGGTTATCTGAAGATATGGCTTTTTCTGATCAAAGGCTAAACCGATACCAATTTGCGGCTGGACTCAATACTTGTATCGTCAGTATAAATAAGTTAATTATCAATGAAAAGTCTAATCTTATTGATCGAGAAAGTTTAACTGAGATCCAGCGATTAAAAACTGAATTCTCAGCAGAGTTAAAGATTTTTGATAACCGAGTCAATTTATTAGAAACCAATATTAATACATTAAAGACGCCGCAGTTTTTACCCCATATTGAACTAGAGGGAGAGATTATTTTTGCTGTGACTGGATTGGCTGGCAGACAAAAAGCTAAAACTACTAATAAGCCAATAAATGATAATTTAATATTCAGTAATCGTGTCCGTCTCAGTTTAGAGAGCAGTTTCACAGGTAAAGATAAATTGCAAGTGCGTTTACAAGGCAGAAATACACCAGAGTTGGAAGATGCCACTGGTACTAAAATGGCAAATTTGGGATTTGATGGAGATGATGACAATGAGGTAGAATTAGATGAAATAAAATATAGGTTGGCGTTAGGTAAAGAAACCCGGATAACTTTGTATGGGTTGGGAGGAGGATTAGGTGATTTAGTTCCTAGTATCAATCCTCTATTTAGCGGTAGTGGAGATGGATCGATTTCTACATTTGGACGAGAAAATCCGATTCGACGGCAAGGTGGTGGAGTCGGTGTTGGTATTTCTCATAATTTGAATGATGCTGCTAATTTTTCATTGGGATATATTGCTAGTAATGCAGCTAATTCAGAAAGGGGAATTTTTGCTAGTCCTAATGGTGCGATCGCACAACTCACACTCGAACCTACTAAAACAACAGCGCTTAGTTTTACCTACGTCTACTCTCGCAACAATTTGAATACAGGCACCGGCAGCGAATTAACCAGCGATCCGTTTGATGATCAGGCAAATACAATTACTGCTAATTCTTTTGGTGCAGAAGCAGCTTGGCAACTTAACCCAACTATCGCCCTCGGTGGTAGAGTTGGTTTTATTCATGCCAAAGCAGAAGATTTACCAACAGATGCAAATGCTATGATCTCGACATGGGCAATGCTGCTAAGTCTCAGAGATATTGGTAAAAAAGGTAGCTTTGCCGGTTTTGTGGTTGGTCAACCCCCCAAAGTGACTTATAATAGTTTCGGTGGTATCTTTAAGGATAAAGATACATCTTTACATCTAGAAGCTTTTTACCACTTTCAAATCACTGATAATCTGGCAATAACTCCGGGGTTGTTTGTGATTACAAGCCCGGAACATGATGATAGTAATGATTCCATTTATGTCGGTACTGTTCGGACAACCTTTAACTTCTAGTACCGCTTTCTTGGAATTAAAAATTAACAATAAACCACTCTTGGTAGGTGTTCTTCTACCTGATTTTTTTGGTAGTCACGCTATGGGAACATCTGCCATAACCTTGTTGACACTCTACACGTCTAAAGATGCACAGATTCTCGCTGGCGATATTTAGTCAGTTGTCAGGAATCATTAGTAGTTAGACTAGAAACAACTGACCACTGGCTAATTATGATTAAAATCCTCCATCTCTCCGACATCCACATGGGTAGCGGTTTCTCCCACGGACGGATTAATCCTGTGACGGGATTAAATACACGGTTAGAAGATTTTGTCAATACTTTGTCATTGTGTATTGACCGAGCGATCGCAGATCCCGTGGATCTAGTTATATTTGGCGGCGATGCTTTTCCTGATGCCACACCGCCACCCTACGTCCAAGGAGCCTTTGCCAGCCAGTTTCGGCGTTTGGTAGATGCCAATATTCCCACAGTGCTGCTGGTGGGTAATCATGACCAACATTCTCAAGGACAGGGAGGAGCGAGTTTAAATATTTACCGCACCTTGGGAGTGCCGGGGTTTATCGTCGGGGATACTTTAACTACCCACCACATCAAAACCCGCAATGGCAAAGTACAAGTGATCACTCTTCCTTGGCTAACTCGTTCTACTTTGATGACTCGCCAAGAAACTGAGGGTTTGTCTTTGGCGGAAGTAGGTCAATTGTTAACGGAACGTCTGCAAGTTGTTTTAGAAGCAGAAATTCGCCGCCTTGATGCCGATGTGCCAACTGTGCTTTTGGCTCACTTGATGGCTGACAATGCTACCTTGGGCGCAGAACGCTTTTTAGCGGTGGGTAAAGGTTTCACTCTGCCTTTATCTTTGCTAACACGACCTTGTTTTGATTATGTCGCGCTGGGTCATGTTCATCAGCACCAGAATTTGCATAAATCCAACAACCCGCCTGTGATTTATCCAGGAAGCATTGAACGGGTGGATTTTAGCGAAGAAAAGGAAGATAAAGGTTATGTGATGATTGAACTGGAGCGTCTGAGGGCTGATTGGGAATTTTGCCCCTTACCAGCTCGGACTTTCCGCACGATTGAGGTGGATGTGTCAAAGGCTGATGATCCGCAAGCGGTATTAATGAAAGCGATCGCAAAACATGATCTACAAGATGCTGTAGTCCGGTTAATTTACAAACTGCGATCAGAACAGTTGGATCTGATTGATAACTCCTCACTGCATACTGCTTTAAGTTCCGCTCACACCTACACTATCCAACCAGAATTACTCAGCCAGTTGGCTAGACCTCGTATACCCGAATTGAGTGCGAGTAGCAGCATTGACCCGATGGAAGCATTGAAAACTTACTTGCAAAATCGCGAAGACCTCAAAGACATAGCCGCATCAATGCTAGAAGCAGCACATAATTTGCTAGCAGATGAGGCAGAAATCTGGCTCGAATCGGCTACTCCTAATTAAATTTTTTTGAAAAAGGCGAACATTTATCATATTGTTCCCCAAGAGGGACAAACGGCGGTTTGTCTTTTAGGTAGGCAAATTTTGGGAATTGGTCTTAAAAACAGCTTTACGAGATAAGAAAAGTCGAGTTGTTACCACTGTTAGATATTCCTTGTAACAGGATGTTAAGAAAAGTTTTCAGACTATGAAAAAAGCCGGGTTTTTCTATTAGAAAGTGAAAAACCCGGCTTTTTTTGCAAATACCTTTCTCTCTAAGCACCAAATACGAGTGGTTTACGCGACTTTAGTCACAATACTACTTAATCTTTTCAACTGGCGATGGCGCGAACGCGAACAGTGTGTCCGAAAAAGTCAGCGCTTCTGGAGTAGACAATCGCACTTTGAATTCACAAATCGAGTCCTTTAGTACATAAGTACCATTTTTCAGCAAATTTTGTGGGTCTATGACAGTTGAGGATGCGGAATGTGGGTGTTATTTCTTCAGAGTAATCAAAATGCAGTAAGTAAGTGGGCGGTAAAAAAAAGGCTGCTGGTAAAAATATTGTGAATATTGCCCTATAATAGCTACAATTACGGAATTCCGCTCAAGTTACCGTACTTTTTGGGAGGAAATGCTGATGAGCAAGTCACAACATCCAACACAATTAGGATTTTACCTAATTAAGAAAACACAGGTTTATGTCTGGCAAATTTTGCAGTCTATACAACTTTGGTATCAACGAATAAACAAAAGTTGGTTGCGTAAAAACTCTTTTATGTGCTTGTTTCTAGTTGGTATTTTTTTGTGTATGGGAGTTGCTGCCTGCTCTGAAAATAGCTTAGGTAGCAAAGATGATATAAAACTTAGGCTCGTTTCCTTCTCAGTTACTAAAGCAGCTCATGACCAGATAATTCCCAAATTTGTAGAAAAGTGGAAGCAAGAACACAACCAAAACGTCACTTTTGACCAGAGTTATGGAGGTTCTGGCGCTCAAACGGCTGCTATCATTGCTGGGGAGCAAGAAGCAGACATAGTACATCTGGCACTTCCCTTGGATGTCAACAAAATTCAGCAAGCAGGCTTGATTAAATCGGGTTGGGAAATAAAATCTCCGAGAAGTGGTATTGTTAGCAAATCGGTTGCGGCAATTGTCACCCGCGAAGGCAACCCCAAAGGCATCAAGTCTTGGGAAGACTTGGCAAAAGATGGCGTGAAAGTGATTGCGGCTAACCCAAAAACTTCTGGTATTGCTATCTGGGAATTCTTGGCTTTCTGGGGTTCTATAACTTTAACAGGAGGTGACGAAGCGGCAGCGCTAGATTACGTCACAAAAGTTTATAAAAATATCCCTGTGCTGACGAAAGATGCCCGTGAGGCTAGCGATTTATTCTTCCAACAAAATCAGGGAGATGTCTTAATTAACTACGAAAATGAGGTAATTTTGGCAGAAAAGAATGGGAAGAAACTTCCTTATGTTGTACCCCAAGTCAATATTTCTATTGATAATCCTGTAGCCGTAGTCGATAAATACGTTGATAAGCACGGTACAAGGAAAGTGGCACAAGCATTTGTTGATTTCCTTTACTCGACAGAAGCTCAACGCGAATTTGCTAAATTACAATATCGTCCTGTTAACCCGACTGTTACTCAAGAAGTAGCATCACAATATCCTCAAATCCAGACTTTATTCACATCTCAAGATTTCGGCGGTTGGGACAATATCCAGAAAAAGTTTTTTGGAGATGGGGCAATTTTTGATAAAATTCAAGCTGCTAAGAAAACATGACATTTAATTTTTTCAGGCAAGATTATAAAATTGCAGATATCAAAGCATAAATGATTATCATTCACTTGATCTCAATTAATAATTTATGAGCTTTCGTAGCCGATTTAAGGATAACTTGTTCCTAACATGTTTAATGCTTATCGCCAGCAGTATCACTGGTTGTAACAGCGGACAGGAATTGAAAAGTCAGGTAAGTATTGACGGTGCAGCGGTAGGTTTTCCTGTTTCTTTGGCAGTTGCTGAAGAATATGGAAGGGTTAAACCAAACGCTAAAGTTAGCGTTGCCTCAAGTGGTACTGGTGGCGGTATTAGTAAGTTTTGTGCTGGCGATATTGATATTGTTGGTGCTTCTCGTACCATTAAAGATGAAGAAATTAAAAAATGTAGCAGCAAAAAAATTGAATTTGTCGAGTTGCCCATAGCTTTAGACGGCATCGCGGTGATTACTAACCGCGAAAATAATTTTGCTAAATGTCTAACTATTAAGGAATTAAGCAAGATTTGGGGCGCTAAATCAGACGGTAAAATATTAACTTGGAATCAAGTTAATCCCAAGTTTCCTAACCAAAAACTCAAGCTGTATGCTCCAGCTTCTGATACTGGAACCTTTGATTATATGACTCAAGCTGTGACTGGCAAAGCCAAGAATGGACGGACAGACTACACTCCCAGTCATAATCAAAACCTCCTGGTGCAAGGGGTGTCAGGTGATGCATCTGCCTTGGGTTATGTTGGGATATCTTACTACATTCAAAACCAAGATAAACTCAATCTAGTAGCTGTAGAAAGTCCCACAGGAAAATGTGAAAAACCTGTTCCGGTAGATAATGTGATCAAAAATATCTACACACCTTTGTCTCGTCCCCTCTTCATTTATGTCAGTAAAAAATCCTTAGATAACAAGCCAGCAGTCAAAGAGTTTGTAGATTTTTACCTGGAAAATTCTTGGAAGTGGGTAGATAGTGTTGGTTATGTGGCATTACCAGATGAAGCTTACGTCAAGGTAAAACGAAAATTTGCTACTGGTGAAACTGGGACAAAATTCAAAAAAGCAAAACCAGGTGAACCAATCACAAACTTTATCTAAATAAAATCCCAGTCATTGTAGGTAGTTTTAACTGTTTATGCAAAATACCAATTCTGAAAACGATGCTCATCAACTATTCAGGCAGTCATTAGAGAAAAATGCTTCTGAAGATATTTCAGAAAAGATCATTTCAGCAATTTTATTTGCTTGTGCTCTAGTTTCTGTTTTGACCACCTTTGGTATTGTTGTAATTATCTTTCAGGAGGCATTCGGGTTTTTTCAACAAGTTTCATTTGCCCAATTCTTTCTTGATACCAAGTGGACGCCTTTATTTGCAGATAGACATTTTGGTGTTTGGCCATTGATTAGCGGCACTTTTTTGACTACAGCTATTGCTATGGCAGTTGCTATTCCTTTGGGCTTATCTTCTGCTATTTATTTGAGTGAGTATGCTCAACCCAAAGTAGCAGCAATTTTACGCCCAGCGGTGGAACTTTTAGCAGGAATACCAACTGTAGTCTATGGTTACTTTGCGCTGTTATTTCTCACACCATTGCTGCGGAATTTTATTCCTGTAGAAATATTTAACGCCTTGAGTGCAGGGTTAATGATGGGGGTAATGATTACTCCTACTGTTGGTTCCATCAGCTTAGATGCTATTCGATCTGTTCCACGTTCTTTGCGGGAAGGAGCTTACGC includes the following:
- the pstC gene encoding phosphate ABC transporter permease subunit PstC, with protein sequence MQNTNSENDAHQLFRQSLEKNASEDISEKIISAILFACALVSVLTTFGIVVIIFQEAFGFFQQVSFAQFFLDTKWTPLFADRHFGVWPLISGTFLTTAIAMAVAIPLGLSSAIYLSEYAQPKVAAILRPAVELLAGIPTVVYGYFALLFLTPLLRNFIPVEIFNALSAGLMMGVMITPTVGSISLDAIRSVPRSLREGAYALGITKLEAIFKVVLPAALSGIIASIILAISRAVGETMTVLIAAGQQPKLTVNFAESVETMTAYMAQISGGDSPRGSLNFQTLYAVGAVLFLITLALNIVSYWIANRFKEKYE
- a CDS encoding iron uptake porin, which gives rise to MNNLSCLLKIILIGLIISCSLKNITQVNAAPIQSVSDIDNFNQSNSDNYALNQINSVSRLSDISVDSWKFQTLQALVEKYNCMNRLSEDMAFSDQRLNRYQFAAGLNTCIVSINKLIINEKSNLIDRESLTEIQRLKTEFSAELKIFDNRVNLLETNINTLKTPQFLPHIELEGEIIFAVTGLAGRQKAKTTNKPINDNLIFSNRVRLSLESSFTGKDKLQVRLQGRNTPELEDATGTKMANLGFDGDDDNEVELDEIKYRLALGKETRITLYGLGGGLGDLVPSINPLFSGSGDGSISTFGRENPIRRQGGGVGVGISHNLNDAANFSLGYIASNAANSERGIFASPNGAIAQLTLEPTKTTALSFTYVYSRNNLNTGTGSELTSDPFDDQANTITANSFGAEAAWQLNPTIALGGRVGFIHAKAEDLPTDANAMISTWAMLLSLRDIGKKGSFAGFVVGQPPKVTYNSFGGIFKDKDTSLHLEAFYHFQITDNLAITPGLFVITSPEHDDSNDSIYVGTVRTTFNF
- a CDS encoding phosphotransferase; translated protein: MNVFVSDRFNSVTDIKMPFLSAAIDPLQVQDSLSHYLSTAQNTHLEKIEVIRHKPGRRCLIEYELINDYGQKITLIGKVRAKGIDFNSYELQKSLWEAGFAGDSIDGISVPEPVGIIPEWQMWLQRKVEGVTATQLLIEKNGFIWAERIAEAAHKLHKTNIPPRCSHTMTDELKILHERIPLVMKQYPQWQGRLERILAECNYLANNTPAPKCCGIHRDFYPDQLIINHQRLYLIDLDLYCEGNPALDIGNFIGHVQEYSLRVFGNLEMLRDFEKSLTERFLQLTDDQFRVAIESYTTLTLVRHIHISTQFSERSHFTEALLNLCEQRLNIIHNYRKFK
- the sbcD gene encoding exonuclease subunit SbcD, yielding MIKILHLSDIHMGSGFSHGRINPVTGLNTRLEDFVNTLSLCIDRAIADPVDLVIFGGDAFPDATPPPYVQGAFASQFRRLVDANIPTVLLVGNHDQHSQGQGGASLNIYRTLGVPGFIVGDTLTTHHIKTRNGKVQVITLPWLTRSTLMTRQETEGLSLAEVGQLLTERLQVVLEAEIRRLDADVPTVLLAHLMADNATLGAERFLAVGKGFTLPLSLLTRPCFDYVALGHVHQHQNLHKSNNPPVIYPGSIERVDFSEEKEDKGYVMIELERLRADWEFCPLPARTFRTIEVDVSKADDPQAVLMKAIAKHDLQDAVVRLIYKLRSEQLDLIDNSSLHTALSSAHTYTIQPELLSQLARPRIPELSASSSIDPMEALKTYLQNREDLKDIAASMLEAAHNLLADEAEIWLESATPN
- a CDS encoding PstS family phosphate ABC transporter substrate-binding protein codes for the protein MSFRSRFKDNLFLTCLMLIASSITGCNSGQELKSQVSIDGAAVGFPVSLAVAEEYGRVKPNAKVSVASSGTGGGISKFCAGDIDIVGASRTIKDEEIKKCSSKKIEFVELPIALDGIAVITNRENNFAKCLTIKELSKIWGAKSDGKILTWNQVNPKFPNQKLKLYAPASDTGTFDYMTQAVTGKAKNGRTDYTPSHNQNLLVQGVSGDASALGYVGISYYIQNQDKLNLVAVESPTGKCEKPVPVDNVIKNIYTPLSRPLFIYVSKKSLDNKPAVKEFVDFYLENSWKWVDSVGYVALPDEAYVKVKRKFATGETGTKFKKAKPGEPITNFI
- a CDS encoding sulfate ABC transporter substrate-binding protein — protein: MSKSQHPTQLGFYLIKKTQVYVWQILQSIQLWYQRINKSWLRKNSFMCLFLVGIFLCMGVAACSENSLGSKDDIKLRLVSFSVTKAAHDQIIPKFVEKWKQEHNQNVTFDQSYGGSGAQTAAIIAGEQEADIVHLALPLDVNKIQQAGLIKSGWEIKSPRSGIVSKSVAAIVTREGNPKGIKSWEDLAKDGVKVIAANPKTSGIAIWEFLAFWGSITLTGGDEAAALDYVTKVYKNIPVLTKDAREASDLFFQQNQGDVLINYENEVILAEKNGKKLPYVVPQVNISIDNPVAVVDKYVDKHGTRKVAQAFVDFLYSTEAQREFAKLQYRPVNPTVTQEVASQYPQIQTLFTSQDFGGWDNIQKKFFGDGAIFDKIQAAKKT